ATTCGCCCGGGTCAGAGGAAAACGGCTAACCAACTACTGGGAAGCGAACTCACTCCTTCGGGCCGACGACCTCGATTTTGATCCCCTCGGGGTCCTCGCAGTAGAGGGCGTAGTAGCCGCCGGCGAACGGGTGTCGGTCCTCGTACAGCAGGCTCGCGTCCTCGCGATCGCGGAGCTGCCGCGCGAGGTCGTCGACCTGCTCGCGAGAAGCGGCGTGGAACGCGACGTGGTTCAGTCCGGCGGCCCGGCGGTCGAACGGGTGGTCGGAATCGACGGCCTGCACGAGCACGACGTAGGTCGGGCCGTTGATCCAGGAGCAGCCGTCGTCCCACTCGTTTTTCCGCTCGTAGCCGAGTTCGCCGAGCAGCCAGTCCCAGAGCGGAAGCGAAACCTCAAGGTCGGACGCGTACAGTTCGAGGTGATGGAGACTGCCGGCGTGGTCGGGGTCCGCGTGATCGTGATCCATAGAACGAAAGTACAGACGCGGTACTAATAGGTGGTCGCCGGGAGGTCCGCTCGAGAATCGTCCGGTCAGCAACGAGTCCGCAGTAGCGAGACCCGCCGGTAGTAGTCGTGGTCGCTCGAGACAGATGCGGGGCCGATGTCGACCCGGTTCGCGCCGAAATCAGGCTGCGCGCGGTTCCTTCGCCTTGGGACGAAGGTTCTTG
This DNA window, taken from Natronococcus sp. CG52, encodes the following:
- a CDS encoding VOC family protein; the encoded protein is MDHDHADPDHAGSLHHLELYASDLEVSLPLWDWLLGELGYERKNEWDDGCSWINGPTYVVLVQAVDSDHPFDRRAAGLNHVAFHAASREQVDDLARQLRDREDASLLYEDRHPFAGGYYALYCEDPEGIKIEVVGPKE